In one Ananas comosus cultivar F153 linkage group 12, ASM154086v1, whole genome shotgun sequence genomic region, the following are encoded:
- the LOC109718935 gene encoding ras-related protein RABA1f-like yields the protein MGYRADDDYDYLFKVVLIGDSGVGKSNLLSRFTRNEFSLESKSTIGVEFATRTVRVDDKVIKAQIWDTAGQERYRAITSAYYRGAVGALLVYDVTRHVTFENVERWLKELRDHTDSSMVIMLVGNKADLRHLRAVSTEDAQGFAERENTFFMETSALESLNVEGAFTEVLTQIYRVTSKRALDVGDDPAALPKGQTINVGSKDDVSAVKKVGCCSA from the exons ATGGGTTACAGGGCGGACGACGACTACGACTACCTGTTCAAGGTGGTGCTGATCGGCGACTCCGGCGTGGGGAAGTCGAACCTGCTGTCGCGCTTCACCCGCAACGAGTTCAGCCTCGAGTCCAAGTCCACCATCGGCGTCGAGTTCGCCACCCGCACCGTCCGCGTCGACGACAAAGTCATCAAGGCCCAGATCTGGGACACCGCCGGCCAGGAAAg ATACCGTGCGATCACCAGCGCGTACTACCGAGGGGCGGTGGGCGCGCTCCTGGTCTACGACGTGACTCGCCACGTCACGTTCGAGAACGTGGAGAGGTGGCTAAAGGAGTTGAGAGACCACACGGACTCTTCGATGGTCATCATGCTCGTGGGCAACAAGGCGGACCTGCGCCACCTGAGGGCCGTCTCCACCGAGGACGCGCAGGGCTTCGCGGAGAGGGAGAACACCTTCTTCATGGAGACGTCCGCCCTCGAATCACTTAACGTCGAGGGCGCCTTCACCGAAGTCCTCACTCAGATCTATCGCGTGACCAGCAAAAGAGCCCTCGACGTCGGTGACGACCCCGCCGCTTTGCCCAAGGGCCAGACCATTAATGTGGGCTCCAAGGACGACGTGTCGGCTGTTAAGAAAGTCGGCTGCTGCTCAGCGTAA
- the LOC109718189 gene encoding acyl-coenzyme A oxidase 3, peroxisomal-like, translating into MDSSSSSSSFDRFSRRAAVIARHLRDPALPAAASTAAAIEAAPCLRYTPPELSEGPPAFEPRELRRLLDGHGVAERDWLFRAMEESPLFCPRRRGGSGEGRVFVAPDYNQTKEQQREMTMRRIGHLKSRGVFEGWLTAAAGDDEAEMRKLAFLECLGIYDHSLAIKIGVHFFLWGGAIQFFGTKRHHDKWLKDTEDYVVKGCFAMTELGHGSNVRGIETIATYDKSSGEFVINTPCESAQKYWIGGAANHATHTVIFAQLHMDGINQGVHAFIAQIRDVDGNICPNVRIADCGHKTGLNGVDNGRIWFDNIRVPRENLLNSVADVLPDGQYVSSIKDPDQRFAAFLAPLTFGRVNIAVNTVYMSKIGLAIAVRYALTRQAFAITPNGPELLLLDYPSHQRRLVPLLAKACAMSFAANYLKKMYLKRTPESNKAIHIYSSALKAVLTWQNMSTLQECREACGGQGLKTENRIGILKSEYDVQSTFEGDNNVLMQQVSKALLGEYVAAQKRKIPLRGLGLEHINEPCPDIPENLTSSILRSFKFQTDIFCLRERDLLKRYADEVSQYQAKGESKERATLLSYPLAEDLARAFTERTILQTILEAEMALTAGPLKDVLGLMRSMYSLICMEEGASFLRYGYLSIGNAAAVRKEVMALCSKIRPHALAIVSSFGIPDAFLSPIAFDWIDANTWSSPNNELQWSAAAQLYESNGINLFACTK; encoded by the exons atGGATTCGTCGTCATCGTCCTCCTCCTTCGATCGCTTCAGCCGCCGCGCCGCCGTGATCGCGCGCCACCTCCGGGACCCGGCGCTCCCCGCGGCCGCGtccacggcggcggcgatcgAGGCGGCGCCGTGCCTCCGCTACACCCCGCCGGAGCTCTCGGAGGGGCCCCCGGCGTTCGAGCCCCGGGAGCTCCGGCGGCTCCTGGACGGCCACGGCGTGGCGGAGCGGGACTGGCTCTTCCGCGCCATGGAGGAGAGCCCGCTCTTCtgcccccgccgccgcggcggctcCGGCGAGGGGAGGGTGTTCGTGGCGCCGGACTACAACCAGACGAAGGAGCAGCAGCGGGAGATGACGATGCGGCGGATCGGGCACCTGAAGAGCCGGGGGGTGTTCGAGGGTTGGCTCACCGCCGCCGCGGGGGACGACGAGGCGGAGATGCGCAAGCTCGCCTTCTTGGAGTGCCTCGGCATCTACGACCACTCCCTCGCCATCAAGATCGGCGTCCACTTCTTCCTCTG GGGTGGTGCTATCCAGTTTTTTGGTACAAAACGTCATCACGACAAATGGTTGAAGGACACTGAGGATTATGTAGTTAAGGGATGTTTTGCAATGACTGAACTGGGCCATGGGAGCAAT GTGCGTGGAATCGAGACAATTGCCACTTACGACAAAAGCAGTGGGGAGTTTGTCATAAACACTCCCTGTGAATCAGCTCAAAAATATTGGATAGGAGGAGCTGCTAAT CATGCTACTCACACAGTAATCTTCGCCCAACTCCATATGGACGGAATTAATCAAGGAGTCCATGCTTTCATAGCTCAGATTAGAGACGTAGATGGAAATATATGCCCCAATGTCCGCATAGCTGATTGCGGTCATAAGACTGGGCTTAATGGAGTTGATAATGGCCGGATATG GTTTGACAACATCCGCGTTCCGCGGGAAAACTTGCTAAACTCTGTTGCTGATGTGTTACCAGATGGGCAATACGTGAGCTCAATAAAGGACCCAGATCAG AGATTTGCGGCTTTTCTCGCTCCACTGACGTTTGGTCGAGTAAACATTGCAGTTAACACTGTTTATATGTCAAAG ATAGGTCTGGCGATTGCTGTGCGATATGCTTTAACAAGACAGGCTTTCGCAATCACACCAAATGGTCCAGAACTTTTGTTGCTTGACTATCCAAGTCATCAACGGCGTCTCGTGCCACTACTAGCGAAGGC ATGTGCAATGAGTTTTGCAGCCAACTATTTGAAGAAAATGTATTTGAAAAGGACCCCAGAGTCGAACAAAGCAATACACATTTATTCTAGTGCTCTCAAAGCCGTACTGACCTGGCAAAATATGAGCACTCTGCAG GAGTGTCGTGAAGCTTGTGGCGGACAAGGCCTTAAGACAGAAAATCGGATAGGGATTCTTAAAAGTGAATATGATGTGCAGTCCACCTTCGAGGGCGATAATAATGTGTTAATGCAGCAG GTTAGTAAAGCACTTCTTGGGGAATACGTAGCTGCTCAGAAAAGGAAGATACCTCTTAGAGGACTAGGATTGGAGCACATAAATGAACCTTGCCCTGATATTCCTGAGAATCTAACAAGCTCTATCTTAAGGAGCTTCAAGTTTCAG ACTGATATATTCTGCTTGCGTGAGAGAGATTTGCTGAAGCGCTATGCTGACGAAGTCTCACAGTATCAAGCCAAGGGAGAGAGTAAAGAGAGAGCAACATTGCTG AGTTATCCACTTGCTGAAGATTTAGCTAGAGCATTTACCGAACGCACAATTTTACAAACAATTTTGGAGGCTGAGATGGCGCTAACTGCAGGTCCCTTGAAG GATGTATTAGGTTTGATGAGATCGATGTACTCATTGATCTGCATGGAAGAAGGGGCGTCGTTTCTCCGGTACGGATACTTGTCGATCGGCAACGCTGCTGCCGTGAGGAAAGAAGTCATGGCACTGTGTAGCAAAATAAGGCCCCACGCCCTCGCCATTGTTAGTTCCTTTGGAATACCCGATGCTTTCTTGAGCCCGATTGCATTTGACTGGATCGATGCAAACACGTGGTCTTCTCCGAACAACGAATTACAGTGGTCCGCAGCCGCACAACTATACGAATCAAATGGTATCAACTTATTTGCCTGTACCAAATAA
- the LOC109718190 gene encoding uncharacterized protein LOC109718190, translating to MPPSSPLLLRSPTPPLLLLLPRHFLFSPLPTSSSSSSSSSTLSLRTLLPHPLLSPLRPLRRRRRRSCSAAAADQDLLQALVGASDAAGDEPRSHLPALRSYEGDLASLTLTGAVAHDQALTAAAADGGAAAEEHLSSGADAMIVETVFPGSPDERSTVSTRLFLPAKKVREKAKKLRRTLAADVLSGSSTNPMAKNILAMTFRQVVMERLWSFRLSIFSPGTERDMEDLAKPREVITDFVLSSSDERVLSALAEAVCSCAVASNEKNYLGSAGGLFSNNTFGWLQKPQRNCSLDSSVCVYRIPEGEVVKSAMKQLERFNLVKGDSSCRERILKHRWWPPPYYKRLEKMGGSGFVAWTNEFIPAYRLQIDANVYKEMKLEGWQELTQNRWEALLTHSQMMELGNILDMYYEDQFTLPEKQLSCGLISDPSNIPKKNSSLKTLFAAVAVGCVAVFVGIAAQLYWPHVLRVKKASEANNYVLPSETYCCDLQTLDAAELETSCIYVVKTIKDALGWPGDIMFDANIGAWIGMLPSYLRSLDLDSRGENRAHVDLPNSISSHSGTNKLDAPDSISSHSETNNLDAHAIGQDIASFQVVLSGDGKIVGFQPTSRVAVNQWASNPLAEILYGGRKLSPGILEPNLHIPCPSKVILIELLVSTNTESPFALARPIYQPH from the exons ATGCCAccctcctcccccctcctcctccgctctcCCACTCCccctctgcttcttcttcttccccgaCACTTCCTCTTCTCCCCActccccacctcctcctcctcctcctcctcctcctccactctCTCCCTCCGAACCCTTCTCCCCcatcctctcctctccccacttcgccccctccgccgccgccgccgccgttcctgctccgccgccgccgccgaccagGACCTACTCCAAGCCCTCGTCGGAGCCTCCGACGCCGCCGGCGACGAGCCGCGCAGCCACCTCCCCGCCCTCCGATCCTACGAGGGCGACCTCGCCTCCCTTACCCTAACTGGCGCCGTCGCCCACGACCAGGCCCtcactgccgccgccgccgacggcggcgccgccgccgaggagcACCTCTCCTCCGGCGCTGACGCCATGATTGTCGAGACCGTGTTCCCCGGGAGCCCCGACGAGCGCAGCACCGTCTCCACTCGGTTG TTCTTGCCGGCGAAGAAGGTGAGGGAGAAGGCCAAGAAGCTACGGAGAACTCTCGCTGCGGATGTCCTGTCGGGGAGTTCCACTAATCCGATGGCGAAGAACATCCTCGCTATGACCTTCCGGCAAGTCGTCATGGAGCGGCTTTGGAGCTTCCGGCTTTCGATCTTCTCACCGGGAACCGAGAGGGACATGGAAGATCTCGCTAAACCTCGTGAG GTGATAACGGATTTCGTCCTGAGCTCTTCAGATGAAAGGGTTCTTTCCGCACTTGCCGAAGCTGTTTGTTCTTGTGCCGTTGCGAGTAATGAGAAAAACTACCTTGGAAGTGCGGGCGGTTTGTTTTCGAATAATACGTTCGGTTGGCTTCAGAAACCACAGAGGAACTGCTCTCTTGATTCTTCTGTTTGCGTATATAGGATTCCTGAGGGCGAAGTAGTGAAGAGTGCGATGAAACAGTTGGAGAGATTTAATCTGGTGAAGGGGGATTCTTCGTGTCGGGAGCGGATATTGAAGCACCGCTGGTGGCCGCCACCTTACTACAAGAGGTTGGAGAAAATGGGGGGTTCCGGATTTGTTGCTTGGACAAATGAGTTTATCCCTGCTTACAGGCTACAAATTGATGCCAATGTATATAAGGAGATGAAGCTTGAAGGTTGGCAGGAATTGACTCAGAATAGGTGGGAAGCTCTTTTAACCCACTCCCAAATG ATGGAATTGGGAAACATTCTTGACATGTATTACGAAGATCAGTTCACACTACCAGAGAAACAACTTTCGTGTGGCTTGATTTCGGATCCATCaaatattccaaaaaaaaat AGCTCCTTGAAGACTTTGTTTGCTGCAGTTGCTGTTGGATGTGTTGCCGTTTTTGTCGGTATTGCTGCCCAATTATATTGGCCGCATGTCCTCAGGGTCAAAAAAGCTTCAGAAGCAAATAATTATGTTTTACCATCTGAAACTTATTGTTGTGATCTCCAAACTCTTGATGCAGCTGAG TTGGAAACTTCCTGCATATATGTTGTGAAGACGATAAAAGATGCGCTTGGTTGGCCTGGTGATATTATGTTCGATGCAAATATTGGTGCCTGGATTGGAATGCTTCCTAGCTACTTGAGGAGCTTAGATCTTGATTCTAGGGGAGAAAATCGAGCTCATGTGGATTTACCTAATAGTATATCTTCTCATTCGGGAACAAACAAATTGGATGCACCTGATAGTATATCTTCTCATTCAGAAACAAATAATTTAGATGCTCACGCAATTGGACAAGATATTGCTAGCTTTCAG GTGGTCTTGTCAGGAGATGGTAAGATTGTTGGTTTTCAGCCGACAAGCCGTGTAGCTGTCAATCAATGGGCATCCAACCCCCTAGCCGAGATCTTGTATGGGGGACGGAAGCTTTCTCCTG GTATTTTAGAGCCAAATCTCCATATTCCGTGCCCAAGTAAAGTGATTCTAATTGAACTGTTGGTGTCAACAAATACCGAATCCCCTTTTGCATTGGCAAGGCCGATTTATCAACCACACTAA